The Megalobrama amblycephala isolate DHTTF-2021 linkage group LG18, ASM1881202v1, whole genome shotgun sequence genome segment ttataattttaaaacaaaaacattctaCAAACAACTTTGCAACAGCAAACATTTGACATTCATAAACGAGCAAACAATTGtctaaggggaaaaaaaaaagatacaaaacTTCTACTCGTAGAGAGATATTGTGGAAAATAAAGCGTAGAATGAGCGGGCACTGAGGCATGCATCTGTGTTAGAGGCGTCAAGGCAGAAACAATGTGGCGtcaataaaaaactaaaaactgtaTAAAAACCTCCGAAAACAGAAACAGATGGCACCAAACTGCTCAAACTTCTGCACCTACATCTGAAGAGACACTCAATGTTAAATTCAGTGCAAAAAGATGAAAGATGTGAGGAAAAATAACTGTTTAGATGTGAAAAAAGGTCCCTTGAAATTGATGCAGGTTTTTTTCTCTTGTTATACAACTCTACGTCAATAGGTGGCAGTGCCTGCACTGTACGATAGCTCTACATTTTCATAATTAAACGGGGAAGCTCAAAGGAAGGGGGAGCCATTTTGTCCTGATCTGATTTCAGCTTTCCACACCAAATCAAACAAATCTGCTCAAAGGTGAAGCTGATCTGAGACCTGTGTTCTGAAAATATATCCATCCTATTTCAAACACCGATACATCTACATAGCTATACAGCCGAGTCAGACGTCCCAGTTCATTTACTGCTACGTAAATGAATTTAGAAGCCCTGTTTATTTAGATAACATCTAttccattttaatttcagtttgttCCTTCGGTTTGGTTTTTAGGCAGTACTTCATTACGTTGAACTCTTAGGACTTCCATAAATATATATCTATTAGTTTCGTTTAATAGAATTCTTGACAACTATGTACATACTAGACAAAACTCAATTAAACTAAGTTTCTGGATGAGCATAAATTTCCTTCATCTTTTAACTATTCTAAAAACACGTACCTGTGCACTactgcataaaaaaacaaacaaaaaaaacaacagcgaGCAGAAGTTTGAAATGCCTCCTTATCCTCGACATTAATACAACCTTTGGAAGAAGTTACAAGCGCCCAAGATATACTGACCGTGGTACTCTTTCAATCTTTTTCTTTTATCATACACATCAACAACATATATCCACATTTTGTGATTCATATAACAATGATGAGTCTGTAGTAAGCGACACGCTCAGGGTAAACATAGAAATGTCTTAGCTATAGAAAAAACTACGGGGAGATGGCACTTAATCCACTTGTGAAAGGACCGGAAGGATTTGTCTTGTGAACATCTCAGTCACACTGCCTAAAATGCTTCAGGAACACTTACTGTAGGAGAATATTGGTAACAGGTATAAATAGTACGGAATtacacaatacaaataaatacatcacttatttaaatataaacgATGACAACGGAACAGGCAAGAAAGGTTGGGAAGGTGAAAAACGCATCTCAGCCCCGCACCACAGAGATGGGGAAAGGTTACGGTCAGGCATTTGAGATATTCTGTAACAAACAAAGTAAAATGAATTTTCTAAACTTCAAAATGAAACCCCTGCTGACATAACTGTTCTGAGTTCTGAGCTCATCTTGAGGcatatttgttcatttgttcatcGACAAGGTTTGTAGCTAAGAACAGAATTGATTCAGAAATATGACTACATGTAGTGTGAGGCTTGTGAAAATCTTGTGTTTGTTCCTGTCAGTATGTAGTCCAAATAAACACATTAAGGCACAGAACTACATAAGCTTGTTTTAGTTTGAACATCTGGCATAACCGAAGGTTTAATGACACCTATATGCAGGCTTTGGACCAACCTGTAGTTTGAAAGCCTGAGGCCAGTGCATCAAGTAACTCGAGAATGCACCGTTGAGAGGGAACACAGCGCCCTCTATTGCTCGCCAGTGTAAGTCCTTAAAAAAGGGTCCAGTGTTGGCTTCTAAACCCACCGTGGGCGCTACAGAGAGGCGATTCACCAATGTCTCCGTAAAGGGACATCAAGTTCATGTAATGAGACCAACAGGCCCATAGGGGAGAATTCAAAAGGAATCTACACCTCTcaattattttgttcttttactCTTGTAGTATTGAAAAGGCATCATTCATATTTGTAGTAGCCTCGTTCAACAGCCTTGGAGGCGATGTGTTCTGCTGAATACCGCTGGTCCAGGTCCAGAAGAGCTTGTAGTAATGTGTTAATGTTTGCCCGCAGGCCCTCTTTTTGCATCCATACCCGCAGTAGGTCGTAGACTTTGTCCACGGGGTGCTGCGTTTCGGCCACCTTGATGGCGTTGTCGCTTACGCCGATGCTACGGAAGAACTTGTTGTGGTACCGCACGTCCAGGGTATCAAACAGGTCAAAACTCTTGTTCAGAGAATCCTCCTCACCTATTAAATCAAAGCATTGAGACTTCAGAACTTGTCTAATGGCCAATTTCTGGAATAGGCACTTgaaattattttagttattttgatGAACAGTGTGAGTTGAGTACTTGAGATAATTATGGTTAGGACTAATTAAATACTTGAATAAAATTagttttacatttaatattttttatattatatacactactgttcaaaacttttgggtattttttttattcaatttcaAGGTTCAACATTTCTTTCTATTTTAAGTGAATTACTTTAAGAaaagtataatatatatgtatatataatagtatatgtaatagtatatatataatagtatatataatatatcttAGAATATAATGTTTTCTGAGCTATATATATCTTCTGGTGGTATatataaaactgtaataatatttcataatattactgtttttcctatattttttattttaaaaaaatacagcctttgtgagcattaGAGGcttatttcaaaaaaataaaataaaaataaaaaataattatctgACCCAGTCACTGAATCAATAAATTCACATATACCCAAACCAAGAATTGTTATGTTGCCATGTTGTACTAATGGTCAAGGTCATTGTAAAAGTTTACAAAAAGTCTTGAAGCAAACACTATTCTCCAAATACTATAACTGAGAGAGTAATATCTTACCAAGTAGAGGAATAAGTTTTCTGGGAGGACCATCATCCTATAAAagataaacaaaaaaagtttggtaATGTTGTGAATTTAGTTAACACTATCTTATTGTTTCATGGTATTCAGCTGTGTAAAATCTGTGTTACTGATCTGAAAAGATTCTTACTAACCTTCGCCCATGACTCTGTATCTCTCTCGGTCTGTCTCGGGGCCGGGGGACTCGATCGAGGTGAATCCTCGATGTAGACCGCAGAAGGTAGAGCAGAAAGACTGGTTTGAGAAGAGCTAGTCGTGTTGGGCAAGCTGTCGCCCAATCCCCGGTCTTCATCCTCCACAGGTATGCTCTTGCTAACCGTTTCCTGTGTTTCTTGTGTCAACAAGGGGTGGGACTCTGGGCGTTGCTCCTCCTCCCTCTCTAATCCAGCATTACGGCTGTTCTCTTTCTCCTCTTCTGATTTTGGGCACTCATCCTGAGTGATGGCAACAACAACTGATTAAAACTATGGgttaaagtaaataattaatatatttttttaaattagaatttaattaattattaacattaaaatgtacttaatgtttctttaaatatatatttataaaataaatagaattttaatttgttttacatttaaagtttatttaaagcaCCAGAATAATATTTACCAAAACTCGAAATCATCTAATTACTcaaaataatgtataaaaagtCAAGATACTTACAATAGGAATCTTCACTTCTTTCAAATCACCAGCAGTGTCTGAAATGAAGTTGAAAGCAAATATGTCCATAAAAAAGTACATTGGATTTTCCACTTTTCATATCTATGCCATAATACTATGAATGTTGTACTATGTTCTATGAATGTTTTTAGATATCTTCAGACTTTTCATACAGATGTAACAACTCCCACTGCTGTGTTATTCACAGTGTTGTCTAAGTTAGTCTAAAAATTCATTAATTGCTTGAtactaattacatcttcaatagtataattagattactgtactaattattctctctaaaaagtattgcattacttattaaATTACCTTCTAAATTCAATATCAACCTCCACCAGTTGAACAATACAAGGATAGACATGAAACTGCTCTTtcaattctttcaaataaatatgaaattgaatacatttttcttgaactgaccaaagtatttaaagggaggttacattaaaaacatatattataAGATTAGATGTTAAATTTTGACGTTAAAtccactattgttttatatagaatATCTATCGTCTAGTAATGAATGCAATTACAGTACATCAAAAGTaactaaattacaaaaaaattaagagcAATCCTTTACTTTACTTATTCAATGAAAAAGTTATATCCACTTAAACTAATTActaagtaatgcattacacctAACACTGGTTATTCAATACAAGGACTAAAAAATGTTTCCTAACATACCACTTTGTCGAAAGTGACCCTTCCTCCATAAAAACAGAGCGCCAAAAGCGATGCTGATGATCAGTAGCACCAAAATTGGTAAAGCAAttgctaaaaaaagaaaagaggattaaattaaatatttaaatacattttggaaCATGTCTGTACGAATGTGCTGGCCTTACCTATAGGATAAGTGTTGTTTGATGGCGATGGCTTGTCTGTTGGTCCTTCAGTCGGATAAGAGGTGCGCTTCCTGCACTTTGTATTGGATGTTGCAGTGCAACGGCTCACTTCTTCCTCATCGGCTTTGCACCTGCAAAACCACGGTCAAAAAATATGCCTTTTAGAAAAGGTGTGAAGCCAAAGGCTTAAAATAGGAGTCATTATGAATAGCACAATGAAAGCCTCAGGGGTTAAAGGTGGAGAGAGTGAATCAGTGGGAAAGACATCTGACTCAGTGGATGTGGTGATCTAAAGCAGGGGCTGAGGCTGAAAGGTTATAAGAATAGAAGGTGGGAGTGGCGGATCTGTCCGCTTTCATCATGGTGTTGTGCAGCAGAACAGAGGACAAATGGGAAGAGCACATTCCATAGGAAGAGACGAACTCACCTGGCGCATTTCTTGCACACTTCACATGGCTCGTCTGGCAGGCAGAAAGAACCAAATTTGCATTCACACTTGGTGTTGCTTGTGCTGGTGCATTCTGCAACCACAATCTGATCTGTAATGTGTGGAAGAGAAACAAATAGGTAAGGGAGGGAAGGATGAAGAAATCAGAAACGAGCAGGAGAGAAGCAATGGACCTAAAACTTCTGAAGGGTGACCAGAAATGGATCAATGTTATATCTAGAATCCAGATTCAATCCAGATCTAAAGggaataataaattattcaagTCATTTTTGCCTCAGCAAACAGTTCAAATGCATGGATCAAATATGACTCTGAACGGTGACCTGAAGTAATGTTGAATTAATCCAGATTCAATTCAGATTCAGAGAGAATGATTAGGTGTCTATCTGTTACAGCTAATATATGCCTCAAAGAACAGATAGAATAGAAATGTCTTAAACATCTGAGGGGGGAACTGAATGAATGGTCAATCCAGATTGAGTCCACATATGAGGAGATTAATCTGGAGCTAGATTCAATCCAGATCTAGAattgacaacaacaacaaaaaaattatcttaCTGTATAATTGTTACAAGTAGCACCTGTCTCACGGAACAGCTGAAATGCACCTTCGAAGAGTAACTtaaattatttgattaaatgtcAGACAAATCCAGATTCTGATCCATATTCAATCCAAATTCATATCAAATAATGATCGAATGTATACATGTTAAAAATCATCTCTGCTTCAGAAGACAGTTGAAATGCACCTAAAAATTAGGATAAATCCTGATTCAGATTCaatctaaaattaaaataaaaaataaataaattaaaaaaaatgattcagtGCATAATTGTTACAACTAATCTGTGATTCAGAGAACAAAAATTCCCCTGTGAATGgtgaaatgaatgaatggatcAATGTCGGATCAATACAGATCCAGATTCAATTCACTTTACATTTTGTATAATTAATACCCACCTCAGAGAACATTTAAATTGCATTGAAAGTCTAAATCAACACACCCTCTTGACTCAGCAGGCAGAAGGTCTAACCTGGGAGTGATTAATTGTGCAAAATAGATACCGAACAAGACGGCACATGATATAGGCACACCCTGCATCATCCTAAaacacacgcatacacacaaTCCCGGACAAGAGACACAAAGGGGTGGCATGCACTAGAGGATAGATCAGTCATTCATGCACACACAAATGGCTAGTGAAAGAACACAGGAGTGGGGCCACACCCAGGACGTGTAACATTAAGAGATCAGATTCCCAGGAGTGAGGTGTCCAGCACAGGAAACACTAGACTCAACTCTATTCATGGGGCCTGCTTATGTCCCCGTCCTCATGCAAATCCTATGGGAGGCTTATTGTCTAAACAGGCGAGCGAGATTTTGTTTATATGAATATGTAGTGTTTACAACAGAGTTTGAATCTGAACAAGCAGTAGGGTCTTGTGGGAAAGAGTGTTTAGGTAAATCAAATGGTTTGATAAACGGTAAATGTGGCTGTCCAATCAAAATAAACAGCAGTTTAATGGATGGCTTTGACTTCAGAGAAACCAGAGACAGACTAAATAGCTTTGCAGAAGAATGGGCTGTCACAGTGGAGCGTTCTGCGACGGATTCAACGTGCTTTAGATGTTCCGTCTCACATGCAGATCACAGTATACCTCACATTTTTTCCATTTCGTACAAAGGCGAGTTGAAATTTCCTAAAGAAAAGAATTCTGATGCCAGTATCCTTATATAATTTCTGAAATTTTGTTTGGTTTCCTTTCTAatatctgtctgttttccaaCAGCAGTTTCAGAAGTTAATTGTTTGTCCAGTAGTCACCAGCAATGGGTTGCATTATTGCCTTCCCAGCATGCCGAGGACCATGTGTGTTCCATTATTCATTCGACATGTATAAATGTTACATTCCTGAGTGCTCTGCTTCTCTGGAGAGTCAGTGCAGACTACAGATGGCTGTCTACTGGAAAACTGAACAATCAATTACAATAGCAGAAGGTTGAGATTTCTGTATCTCCAAGTGCCAGTCACACACCGGACTCAAACACTTTCTTTAAACAACCCTAAGAGGAAGATCTGACCTGGTCTTTTACAAACATCAGATATTGACTCAGGGGTAAATGGCTGGTTTGAAGAGGAAAGTGGAGATTGGAGAACGTTACCTCTGTGGCATTGGCTACACTGCAGACACTGCTCCATGCCTGTGGGGTGCTCGGCATACGTGCCCTTCTCACACGGGAAGCATTTGCCCTTCTCCTGGTCCTTGCTACACTTCTCTTTCACAT includes the following:
- the tnfrsfa gene encoding tumor necrosis factor receptor superfamily, member a → MEKSTTMIVMVPIIFALSVVGHGAAELGFAGDLQNRTARQLSCVENHEYPHNGFCCKNCEAGTYVKEKCSKDQEKGKCFPCEKGTYAEHPTGMEQCLQCSQCHRDQIVVAECTSTSNTKCECKFGSFCLPDEPCEVCKKCARCKADEEEVSRCTATSNTKCRKRTSYPTEGPTDKPSPSNNTYPIAIALPILVLLIISIAFGALFLWRKGHFRQSDTAGDLKEVKIPIDECPKSEEEKENSRNAGLEREEEQRPESHPLLTQETQETVSKSIPVEDEDRGLGDSLPNTTSSSQTSLSALPSAVYIEDSPRSSPPAPRQTERDTESWAKDDGPPRKLIPLLGEEDSLNKSFDLFDTLDVRYHNKFFRSIGVSDNAIKVAETQHPVDKVYDLLRVWMQKEGLRANINTLLQALLDLDQRYSAEHIASKAVERGYYKYE